GCATCTTGGTGGGGAAAAGACCACATGCAAAATGTCAGCAGTCTGGTCCTGGTCCTTAAGTTCAAAACCAAAGGATTTTTGGAAGTACGTTATGTTGACTTTCCCGACGAGGTCAAAGGGGTGCTCATTCTGTCGGTGAGCCTTGTGGCGGCGGCACACGGTAGGGTAGGCAAAGTCAACGCGAGTCAGTCCCGGCCGGTGCTCGAGTCGCAAAGGTTTGGGCCAAGCAAACGACGGTCGGCGGATGGTTGCGACCGCCCTCCCGGGATGCGCTTTTTGGCGGGAGGGTCCACTTTTTGGCCCTTTGTCCTCGTCTCGTCGTGTCGGCCGCttgcgtttttcttttttttttagtcgagcgctttgctgccgccgccgtcgcccTTCTGGTCCAAGCGGCTCTTGCTGCTCTTCACCATGTAAATAAAGTAGGTCAGCGTTTCCTTCTCGTTCACCGGAATGTTCCTGAAGTGACGGCTCACCGTCTGCGGACGCACAGGACACAGGGGATCAAGGATCTGACAGCAGCGAGCACGCGCAGCCCCATCTATCACTTCTTCCATTTTCCTTTGGCTTGACACGCCCCTGTCCCCCGAAAAGCCTCCGTGCGGTCCACTTGGTCTATTTCTGCCTCTCTTTAACTTCTAGCTATTTAGACGACTGGGCATTTGTAGGCGGGGACTTGAATGTGCTGCCCGCCGAGAGGTGCTTTTGACATTTGCCTGACAGCGTGCATGCGCGCAACTCATGCGCCCTGAGCTTAGCAGGAAAGATGAAGTAAACAAATACTCAGTGGTGCTAAGCGCAACGGGGGAGGGACGCCGGCACAGCTGCCTGCGGCTGCCTGCGGCTGCTTGTCAGCCGCCGACTGGCGTGTTATTAATGACGTGCGTGGCTCGTTAAAGCCACGTCCTAGTCTGGGGAAACATTCAACTTGCGGCCGgtgccattcatccatccatccgcccgcccgcccgccatacAGGAGGTTTTCATAAGGCGGCTAACCATCTCTCGGTGAGCAATTACGGCCGAGTGGCAGCCGCGACACCGCGTACGTCAACGACGACGACAGCGACAAACGCCTACGGCGAGGGCAACGCGGCTTAGGGTCAAAGCGGCCCGCCAATCACACACCCAATTGTAGGCGCAAGTCAAGTCCATGCCCTAGGATAAATAAGGCGCACGAGTCGGACGCTCATAATGAGGCCAAAGGGCGTTTTCGcatgatgaaaatgaaaagtggTCACAAGGTCAAGTCAAGCCAATTTCCACTCCACCTCATTCACACCTATTTGGCAttggggcgggcgggcaggcggatTTGCCCTCGGCAAATGAGCGCTCACCTCGGCTAGCTGGGCCTTGTTGAGGCCGGGCCTGGTCTGCAGCTTGTAGTGTCGCTTGTAGCGCCGCAACGTGTTCACCTGCAGCTGGAACAGGTCCACCTGGGAAGACgaaggtcagtcagtcagtcagtcagttccCCAGACCGGAGTCATCCGATGTCAATCCGACACCTTGGCTTGGTGCGGCGCAAGGGAGCGAGCGCCTTACCTCTGGCACCTCCACGTCATGGTCCGGGGactcgccgccgtcgtcgctcgtcttcctcttcctcttgttgCGCACGCTCTGGATGAAGTTCTTGTGGAAGTCGCAGATGTACAAGTGGCGCACCTACAGATGAggagaaaaaggggggggggggagagagggaCGCAATGTTAAAGTGCAGTTGAGAGTGGCATAACATTCCCGAGCAAATGTGTAACAGAAAGTTTCTCTGCTGACTAATGTGCACATTAAGCCCATCTGCAGTATATCAGTGCTTCGAaaagggctggggggggggggggggggtcatccaCAT
The Syngnathus typhle isolate RoL2023-S1 ecotype Sweden linkage group LG15, RoL_Styp_1.0, whole genome shotgun sequence DNA segment above includes these coding regions:
- the sap30l gene encoding histone deacetylase complex subunit SAP30L; the encoded protein is MNGFSTEEDSHDGPPAPPLYGQSCCLIEDGERCGRSAGNASFSKRIQKSISQKKLKLDIDKSVRHLYICDFHKNFIQSVRNKRKRKTSDDGGESPDHDVEVPEVDLFQLQVNTLRRYKRHYKLQTRPGLNKAQLAETVSRHFRNIPVNEKETLTYFIYMVKSSKSRLDQKGDGGGSKALD